A region of the Apium graveolens cultivar Ventura chromosome 6, ASM990537v1, whole genome shotgun sequence genome:
GATCGTATTTAAAATTTAGAAGTGCTACCTCAGATGACTGTTCGTCGCTCGGTTGGAACTGCAGTTGCGTTTGACGTTTGTTTCCATGTGCAAGAACACACTTATCAACATGCCTATTAAACGACGTTGTGCTCCCCGTTTTACTAAATTTCATTGGATATATGCAGAGCTTGCACACAGCCATCTTCTCATTCTTCACCATAACAGTGTCCAAATAGGGCCAACATCGagattttttctttctttccttctTTTGATATGGAATCTCAGTGTCCTGATTTGATTGTTGAGTTTCGACTTCCACAGTCTGACTTTTGCTTTGACCTTTTCTTTTCCTCGAAATCTCTTCTTGTTCAGGTTGCTCAGCAATGTTACCTTCATCAGCAGCAGTGTCTTCATATGGTGTTTCATCGCCTAGACTTCTTAAAGATTCTTGCTGAAATTCAGCATTTTCGGGAATGACTTCAAAACGAGGCTTTTTCCTTGCTGCCATTTCAACTTAAAGACCTACAATAAAACAAAGGGATAGATAAACAACACAAATCGATGATAAAAAAGAGGGATATATGAAATAATAATAGTAATTGAACTTGATAAACACACACACGCGTATATATAGTCAAAGAAATATGACTGAGAAGTGAGAGTGAGACTTACTGAATATGAATCTTATTCGAGTAAGAATATGAGAGTCGATTAGGAATCTGAGATTCGATTGATTCGATTGAGTTACAGTCTGAGAGGTGCGGGCGGTCTTGCTGCGGCTTTCCTGCTTTAGCATTTAGGATTTTAGGGTTTTAATTTTCAGAGTTCATACGTTAATTGGAGATGGACTGGGCCTGGGCCTGTAATTTAAATTTGGATTGGGCTTGTAAATCTTTAAAACAAATACAATTTTTAACTATTTCACGAGCTACTCGATAACAACTCGAAATCGAGTCGGTTTGTTAGTGCTCGATACCAGCTCGAGTTCGGCTCGTTTCATTAACGAGCTCGAACTCGAACAGAAATTTTGATCGATAAGGATGCTCGGCTCGGCTCGAGATCGTTAAGAAAAAAATAAAGTTCGGTTCGTTTATGTCAAAACTCGGCTCGACTCGATTCGTTTACAGCCCTACGTCCATCTACTCTCTCTATACTAAAACAGAGTACCGAGAATTTAAAAAGCAAAGCCCTCCATCTACTCTTACTACAGTAGAGTACAACTAATGTTATAATAGTTGCTCATATATTACACTATTATTCTTTGACAGTGTCATGTTTATTTAGGTGTTAACTTCTCATTTAAtcttattttttatattattttaaaatcttcTCTCTCTTTACTAAAATTTATTATACTTCATTTCTGACTCATTAATCTCCAATCTCACTCTTCCCCATTTTTCATCCTCTCTGATTTTAATCACTGAcccatttttttattttttttgactaattcataatattataaaattataagtaAAATTTGTAAAGAAAATATTTATATGACCTTTATTAAACATACACCAGAAAAAAATCGTATTATAAAAagtattaatatataatattttctttaaaatttatttaaaataatattttactaaatcaacacattcattttaaataaataagatattaACTGGGCCCGGGGTCTAATATAAGGCTCTGTTTTGGGAGTGCTTTTAAAAACTTCCCTGCCTTGAGAAAAAAGTGCTGGTGGAAAAAGTGTTTTCAGGaaaattagatgactgtttggtaattttttttaatatatacatattttgagatataatatataaaaataatatttttgagaaagTTTAATGATAAAATTTCCAAACaacagtttttaaaatttaacaaatATTTTCTGAAAGATTTGATTTTCAGCAGAACCAATACGAATGGGGCCCAAGTATATTTCTAAACATTCAATCATATTAGATAAATAACACTCTAAAGGCCTGTTTGGCCACGGTTGACTTATAAGCCCGTAACTACATATAGCGTAACTATTTATCGAGCAGTGTGTACCTAACTTATTAGTCGGATTTTCAACTTATAAACTGATAAGTTAAATTTAGgaacgacgtactttttctcaacttattttgattttttacgtttatattaactttaatttaaaaaaatatttttttaaatgttaatctaactaaaatttatgaaataatatgataatatttaaaaattatttattttaatttatttaaataaaaaaaattctaacttgtaagtgaaattatccaaacacttatataacttataagtatttatctacttatcacttataatttacttattcattttaaatcattaattacttattttaagatttacCAAACGGGCACTAAGACATCATACTGTAGATTAGTAATACCTTTCAATTATAAATTGAAATTTTTTATCTATCTACtaatcaaattaaaaataatattttatattaaattaaagttgcataacaaattaaaaaaaatagaaattagACATTTGCTCTAAATAAGTCAACCgcaataatatataattaatctatatatcaaataaatatatttttatatgaCAAAACATAAAAATTGATCACAACATCCAATATATCTATAAAACATATCAAATGTGCATATCAAAATGTAACACTCTTTCTATTTTCTTTTATTGTAAAATCAAAGTTTCTTAATTTTCTGTAACAGTTTACTCTTTTCTGATGAAATGAAACTAAAGCTTATGGTGTAACAAATATTGGGGGCATTTTTTGTTTAAAAAGACCAAAATTGAAATAAATGACTTTATCCGAAAGGAAGAAATGATAAGACCCACTTAAACGACACCGTTTTTGAGCTAGAGTCGGCACCTTACAAGAAACAAAGGTATATATATCATCAGAGACACTTGTAACTATGTTACAACTCCACATCGAATAGACTGACATCAACTCCTATCTCTATCACCTTAATTCAGTAGATCTCTTCTGCCCCTTTTCATTTCTTCTAGTTTGTTCACTACAAATAACCTCATTTCTCTTCAACTCTATTATACATATAAATATTGTTAGTTTTTTGATCAACTTGTAGTAATGGAATCAAAGGGACAAATGTGTTGGGTTATTGGGATGTTTGCTGTTATGTTAGTAATCTTGAACTCTGCGGCTACGGTTAGAGCTGGTGATATTGTTCATGATGATGCTTCTGCTCCCAAGAAGCCCGGTTGTGCAAACAAGTTTGTGCTGGTATAGTGCTTAATTCTTTGTTTTATTTCTAACCCATTTGATTTTTGTGTGAATACTGAATTGGGTGTTGTTTATTTTCTTGATTTGTGGTTTGATTAGTGGGTTTTGAGTTTTGTTTTGATAAAGTTTGGAGCTTTTTTAATTAAGTGGGATTAGATTGAGTTGGTGCAAGTAGATTAATTATGGTAAGTATTGAATTATTGTACCATCTTGTTTTGGTTATTATGCCTAGAAGTTTATGGacaatttttatatattaaatacaATTCTTGgattaaatatagattttacttTGTGCTTTTACTGGAAAAAGTATAAAAACTTTTTTAAAATAACTTTATAATGTGCTAGCGGAGTTATAAGATACAAGCAATTAGCAAGGGAGGAGTGAGAGGATGGTGGACTTGGGAGCATGACAAAGTCATCTGCTTCAGTTTGTTATAGACTTATAGTTTTTCCAATTGTTTTCTCGGGAAAAAAAATCATGGATTGGTTTAAAATGGGAAATAATTCTAACATAAATGTGACCCAGTGCACAAACTGAATTATTGCCTTATTGGGAATAAAGAGGCTGAGATATGTTCTTAATTACATACAATTTTATATTATGAAAGGTTGGACATGGGCTTAGTGTGTTTGAGTTGCAATTTCTCCCGTCTCAATATTCCAGTGATTTATCTTTGTATCATCTATGCATGAAATGGTCGTTTCTTGTGCCAGGTAAAAGTTCAAACTTTGATCGATGGAGTAGAAGGTGAACAGTTTGTAGGGGTTGGTGCTAGATTTGGAACGACTATCGTTTCAGATCAGAAAACTGCAAACATCAGCCGCCTTGCTTTATCAGATCCCCGGGACTGTTGTGTGCCACTGAAAAAGAAGGTATCTGTTTTAATCTTGCACGCATCAAAAAATTAGTACTCCTTTTTCATGTATAGTTATTGATAGCAATTGTAATGTTGGTTGGTTGTTAGCTTACTGGAGAGGTCATCATGGTGGATCGTGGAAACTGCAAATTTACAAAAAAAGCAAATGTTGCTCAAGCTGCTGGGGCTTCGGCTATTCTTGTGGTAAATAACCGAAGAggtattgtttttctttttgccGATTGGTGTTGAACTCTACCACTGCTGATTCTTATTAACAATTAGAAATATAGTTCTTTAAAGTTTTCTTGTGTTAATTAATTTTATGGAGTTGTGATGCATATGCATGAAGATCACTCACTAGTCTATAGCTATTCTTACACTGGTCGGGACTTCAATCTGTTGGCTTGAATATTTATTTTCAAGGATATCAATGTAGGTGGGAATATTCATATTGTCATATGAACTTTTGTAAGTGGTTCTGCGCAGTTTTCTGAAAATACAACATTAAGTATATTTTTATGCGAAGAAACTTACAAGTTTCCTATTAAAACCTGTTATATGTATTCTTTATTTCTGTCCTGCTAGGTAAAAACTAAATGAAGAAAGTCAGAAAACAAGATATGAATAAATTTAAATGATTCCTTGTGTAGGAGATTATTTGATTTATGCAGATATTAGGCAATTATTCAGATTGTTTTTATAGTGCTCGAAGGGGTTACAAGGAACTATAGATACCATCATTTAGTGGACGAGAGTGTTATTATAGACTTTTTGGGGGGTTCTCTTTATTGGGAAAAATCATGGTAATTCTTATACTTTTAGGCCCTGGATATTTGTTATCTACATTAACATAATATTATTGGTTCATATATAAGCTTTTGCGAAGCAGTAAAAGTCTGGATTTCTACTACTTATTATGTTCATGAgtcctgatttttatttcttgaATAGAACTCTACAAGATGGTTTGTGATCCAGATGAAACTGATCTTGATATACACATACCTGCTGTGATGCTGCCACAAGATGCTGGTTCAAGCCTGGAGAAATTGATACTTGAAAGGTCATCAGGTAAGCTTTTAATTGTCTGCTTGGGCACGAATTCGTAGTTGCAATTTAAGATTGCACTACAAGTAAAATTGATACAAAGATAATGTCTGAAGTTTTTGGGATTTCTATAGTTTCTGTGCAGTTATTTTCTCCGCACAGACCTGCAGTTGATGTAGCAGAAGTATTCTTATGGCTGATGGCTGTCGGAACCATTGTATGTGCCTCTTATTGGTCGGCATGGAGTGCCAAAGAAGCATTTATTGAGCAGGACAAACTGCTAAAGGTTACCATTTTTTGTCAGAAACCAATATATAGATTGTTGCTCGCTTCTCCTGAGAGTAGTTTTCCACCATACTGCCcatgagtgtgtgtgtgtgtgttgatcTATACCATAAACTAATACATAAACCTTCCTAATATCATCACTTGGTTCTTGTAGGACGCTTCTGATGAACATTCACTGACAAAGGCTGTAGGAGTGAACAGTGTAGTGGAAGTAAACACGTTGTCAGCATTATTGTTTGTCGTCGTTGCTTCGTGTTTCTTGGTGATATTTTACAAAGTAATGTCCTACTGGTTTATAGAAGTCCTAGTGATTCTCTTTTGCCTAGGTGGTATAGAGGTATGAATAATTCTATTTTAGGTTTTCATGTTGTGTTTCTATGTGTTCCTATATTCTTTTTTTTAGATGCATGTATATTATACAGACATTTTCACTTAACAAACCTTATAACTCGAGGTTGTGACATTTAATCTGTCTTTGTTTGATTGTGTTTTCAGGGATTGCAAACTTGCTTAGTGGCCTTCTTATCTCGGTGCGATTTTCTCTCTTCGATTTCACTCCTCAACATTTGTTGTTCACCATACTTTGATAGTGTGCATTCCTCCACAATTAGTTTCATTTTGAGAGTCCTGTTacttaatttttgatttttttgcaTTTGGATGGTTTATTGAGTTGCCATAATTACTAAAAATATCTGAAAGCACTAGATTTTATATAAACACTGTGATCACCATTGTAAATACAATTATTAACTTGTCAAATTTAACAAGAAGACCATGATAAGTGTTCAAGTATTAGATTAGGGTGGATTTGACCACATTTAGGTTCAAATTGCTGTGAGCTGAGATTTCCATGGAAAACTGTGATGCATCTGTGTTGGAAGATTCAGAAGTTAAACTTGAGGTAAGGGTCAGATGACATCTAGGTGCGACGCATATATGTGTGTGTACTGGGGGGGGGGGGGTTTACACGCGTAGGTCCTGGCTTTTAAAACATCAAAGATCTCTCGAAGGGGTGTAAATCTGGAAGATGAGATTCTGACTTTATGAAGTTTATACCTTAAACTTTGTAAATTAGGTTCCAGTTTGTGCAAAATGAGAAATGTCAGGTTACTAATTTTTTAATACGCATAGAAATGTACTACTAAATAGAGCTTCCACCCCCTCTCTACATATAATTATGTCAGGTAACTAATTTTCTCTGCTAAATGGCCAAAAGAAAATACACAGACAACTCCCCCCCTTACATATAATTATGTATTAAATTAGAAAGTCTTTGCATGATACAAATTGTGCAACATGCCTTCAGGGATTGGTTATCAATACTCCAATTAAACACTGATATATCCACTATAGGAGTAATTACAATTGGAGAAGCATCTAGAAAAACCGATATGTTAATATCTGCATGTAGGTAAAATGATTGAGTTTCCTTGTCAAGCACCTTAACTGCCTGGTTTGGAAAACAAATGTAATTTTACATTATCCAGGAAAGTAATAGTGTCCGGAATGCAATTTTTAGATCCTTTCTCGATTCTATTAAGCCATGGGTAAtgagaataatttcattatcaacGTTGTGCAAATAACAAGGGTGTTTAACTAACTGGCTTTTTAGCACCCACAAACTAATATTAATTACATGTATAACTCCCGGTATAAAAGTTGGAGATACTAAGTACGAATTTTTGTTGGTTCTGTGTTGTGGCTACTTTCATcaattttgatatatatatttttccATGTGGTTTACAAGTGGTCGTGCTCTAAAGTTAACTGAAAATATACTTTTCTCTAGGTGGTTTAAAAAGTCTGCAGAGTCGCTCACGAAAGTACCTCTCTTTGGAGCTGTCTCAAACCTTAGGCTGGCTGTATCTCCATTCTGTGTAGTTTTTGCTATTGTCTGGGCAGTGTATCGGGATGCTTCATATGCTTGGATAGGGCAAGATATTCTTGTAAGGATATATCTTCTTTTTTATTAATCCTAATCTGGTAGTCTTTATAAGTTTCATGGGACATTATTACAAGATGTCTCCTTGTTAAATTAATGATCAATTAATTGGGTCATACAACCAAATCTTTGGTAGTGGTACTTATACAGTTATGCTGCTTTCCTCAATCAGGGTATTGCATTGATAGTTACAGTGCTTCAAATTGTCCATGTTCCTAATCTCAAGGTAATTTTCATACTAATCTATAACTCCTCTCCCACAACTTTGTTCTCCATATTACACTTGATTGGGCTGAATTTCACCTCTATGATTGCAAGTGTTGCCTTCTGTAAAAACCTAAATTTTCTATTTCTTTTTATCTGCAAATAAAGTCACTTGGTCTTGCTTTATGCTTGAGAAACAACCTTAGTGATTGCAAGTGCTTACATATTTGTTTAAGTAAAAGCGTGCTCCGTCGAAATTTAATAATAAACACTCATTGTATAGTAATCTTCTTCTAATCAGGTGGCCGCAG
Encoded here:
- the LOC141667458 gene encoding signal peptide peptidase-like 2 isoform X2 — its product is MESKGQMCWVIGMFAVMLVILNSAATVRAGDIVHDDASAPKKPGCANKFVLVKVQTLIDGVEGEQFVGVGARFGTTIVSDQKTANISRLALSDPRDCCVPLKKKLTGEVIMVDRGNCKFTKKANVAQAAGASAILVVNNRRDETDLDIHIPAVMLPQDAGSSLEKLILERSSVSVQLFSPHRPAVDVAEVFLWLMAVGTIVCASYWSAWSAKEAFIEQDKLLKDASDEHSLTKAVGVNSVVEVNTLSALLFVVVASCFLVIFYKVMSYWFIEVLVILFCLGGIEGLQTCLVAFLSRWFKKSAESLTKVPLFGAVSNLRLAVSPFCVVFAIVWAVYRDASYAWIGQDILGIALIVTVLQIVHVPNLKVAAVLLTLAFLYDIFWVFVSKMLFHESVMIVVARGDGSGEDGIPMLLKIPRMFDQWGGYSVIGFGDILLPGLLITFSLRYDWLASKTLRSGYFLWAMFAYGLGLLLTYVALNLMDGHGQPALLYIVPFTLGTFMVLGKKRGDLNILWARGEPNRSCPHFGLQSSDHTDQEK
- the LOC141667458 gene encoding signal peptide peptidase-like 2 isoform X1, encoding MESKGQMCWVIGMFAVMLVILNSAATVRAGDIVHDDASAPKKPGCANKFVLVKVQTLIDGVEGEQFVGVGARFGTTIVSDQKTANISRLALSDPRDCCVPLKKKLTGEVIMVDRGNCKFTKKANVAQAAGASAILVVNNRRELYKMVCDPDETDLDIHIPAVMLPQDAGSSLEKLILERSSVSVQLFSPHRPAVDVAEVFLWLMAVGTIVCASYWSAWSAKEAFIEQDKLLKDASDEHSLTKAVGVNSVVEVNTLSALLFVVVASCFLVIFYKVMSYWFIEVLVILFCLGGIEGLQTCLVAFLSRWFKKSAESLTKVPLFGAVSNLRLAVSPFCVVFAIVWAVYRDASYAWIGQDILGIALIVTVLQIVHVPNLKVAAVLLTLAFLYDIFWVFVSKMLFHESVMIVVARGDGSGEDGIPMLLKIPRMFDQWGGYSVIGFGDILLPGLLITFSLRYDWLASKTLRSGYFLWAMFAYGLGLLLTYVALNLMDGHGQPALLYIVPFTLGTFMVLGKKRGDLNILWARGEPNRSCPHFGLQSSDHTDQEK